CCTTTTTGGATTCGCCCCTTTCTTACTACCTACGggggggtaaaaataaaaggtagGATTTATATGCCGACGGATGCACAATTTTTCACCCTCATTGAAATATAAGTGGTAAAACAGAAGAATATAATTTAAGTCGAAATGAAGGTTGTCACTATTTaggataatattttcattgttCAGGTAGCTGAAATTTTTCCACtgaaaaaaggataaattattaaaataaatctcTCTTCGGGTGAGTATGCTTCCCACATCGTACTTGCTTCCATCGAGGTAGAACAAATcatttaagtaaaaaatatctttatttATGTTGTACGTTAAGACGAGTGGTAACGCGACGGAGAATTTCCCATTCAGGTACACGTTGATCACCTTAATGTTTATGCCGTCCTTTTTCAAACGTGTTACTGGGTTCGTTTTTATACTATGTTTATTATCTGCTTCATTTGGGATAGTCTGACGACTCCAAATGGGGATATTCTCCTGGGAAGAAAACTCACCTTGACCCCGTTCCTCACCTCTGCCAGTACACGTTTCCATTTGTGAAAGATGTATTAAGTTCCCCTCCTTGATAGGTTTACCCCCCGAGAGAAACAACTCTTCGGATAAGCAGAGCAGCTTATTCAAATGATATTTATAGTAATATTTTACGTAAAAAGGATCAACTgctattttgcttttctcaatttttatgaatgatTTGTTCGTCGATACAAGGCTCATTACTGCTATGTCTTTCTTCAGGTGGCTGTTTATCTGCACGTACATAACATTTCGGTACAAGTAGTACaccccttttattttcttataaaatgataaaatgcgaaatttttttttgtttacacgAAATTTAAATAGGAACGATTTATCGCGCACATTGTTTATGTAACCTTTTTGCCTTATGTCAACATTAAGcttgcaaataattttttttaatatgtacataacggtgtattcttttttgttaacccCCCACGTGAGGTGTGCTTCTGCCCCCTTTGGAGCATACCCTTCGGTGGGAATGACTTCACAACCCGTTCCATCATAACTTGTTGTAACGTCGATTTGCTTTTCAGTTTGCTTCTCCGTTTGCTTCTCCGTTTGCTTCTCAAATTGGAGACGCCTAAACAACTCTAAAAGCGCGTCTTCTCCATGCTCATTTctcaataaatatttttttaaaaatagcagATAAGTGCGAATTGTGCTTTTATAAGAGttgtctcccttttttatttccctcaCCGCAAATGATATGTTGTCATTATGTTTGTATAATGTTACTTTCCTCAGCTGCAGTAGCAGCTTAAAAATGGTTAGTACGTCTATCAAATTGAAGTTAAATAAGTTGTGAAAATATATCTTCTTTTCTGCGTCTACGTTAAACTCGCATAATACACTTGGCGTCTTACTGTTTAGCGATAAactccttccattttgaattaaattttttttt
The window above is part of the Plasmodium cynomolgi strain B DNA, chromosome 11, whole genome shotgun sequence genome. Proteins encoded here:
- a CDS encoding hypothetical protein (putative) — protein: KTPSVLCEFNVDAEKKIYFHNLFNFNLIDVLTIFKLLLQLRKVTLYKHNDNISFAVREIKKGDNSYKSTIRTYLLFLKKYLLRNEHGEDALLDHLKKDIAVMSLVSTNKSFIKIEKSKIAVDPFYVKYYYKYHLNKLLCLSEELFLSGGKPIKEGNLIHLSQMETCTGRGEERGQGEFSSQENIPIWSRQTIPNEADNKHSIKTNPVTRLKKDGINIKVINVYLNGKFSVALPLVLTYNINKDIFYLNDLFYLDGSKYDVGSILTRREIYFNNLSFFQWKNFSYLNNENIILNSDNLHFDLNYILLFYHLYFNEGEKLCIRRHINPTFYFYPPVGSKKGANPKRVERIVYRADKKVLNFVF